In one window of Brassica rapa cultivar Chiifu-401-42 chromosome A07, CAAS_Brap_v3.01, whole genome shotgun sequence DNA:
- the LOC103846049 gene encoding probable LRR receptor-like serine/threonine-protein kinase At2g16250, translated as MVDRRSALCFVSSFFFLSLLLFDCVAVAKQRTRFDELLTLLRLRSTLGLKGTDWPIKGDPCRVWRGIQCDRNGSIVGINISGFKRTRIGKQSPHFAVDPLLNLTRLAYFNASGFELPGSVPDWFGLSLTTLRVLDLSSCSVNGVVPVTLGNLTRLVSLNLSRNSLTGSVPSSLGELSSLSELDLSRNTLTGALPPSFSSLLNLTSLDVSSNYLTGPIPPGVGLLSKLLYLNFSSNSFSSSIPPEIADLVNLVVLDLSINSLSGSVPLEFRKLTNLRNMVISDNLLSGALPADLFAAKSQLQSLVLSENGFSGNLPDAYWSLPKLRILDIAKNNFTGMLPNSSSAPNADAVDISSNMFYGELTQILTRFSAMYLSGNYFEGKVPDYVLRANASLTRNCLQNERRQKSSEDCSSFYKAKGLDFDDFGRPNSTQPTSKKASSTGLSRRTVIILASVGGGIGFILIFILLPILVALWMRRRGREGQGGGGDRPKPVTEASQPPKGAQTFDLSRLGNAFTYDHLLQATGDFNDANLIKRGHSGSLFRGFLDNGTPIVIKKIDTKESKNEGYIAELELLSKAGHQRLVPCLGHCLENEGQKLLVYKFMRNGDLASALFRKSDNEGDGLKSLDWITRLKIALGAAEGLAYLHHECSPPLVHRDVQASSILLDDKFEVRLGSLSEAYVQGDAYQSRISRLLRLPQSTEASSSGAANATCAYDVYCFGKVLLELVTGKLGMSSPDNAEAKAYMEEALQYISTNEKELVTKILDPSLLVDEDLLEEVWAMAIIAKSCLNPKPTRRPLMRHIVNALENPLKVVREDTNSGSGSSRLRTNSSRGSWNAAIFGSWRQSASDVTAVQAVGTTSGGGGGLINSGSQGSSGRNNNNGNSSSRRRQSSEIVPEPAAYGEDVEVLR; from the exons ATGGTGGATCGAAGAAGCGCATTGTGTTTCGTctcatccttcttcttcttgtctctGTTACTGTTCGACTGCGTCGCCGTAGCGAAACAACGGACTCGATTCGACGAGCTGCTCACTCTGCTTCGTCTCAGGTCCACTCTCGGTTTAAAAGGAACCGATTGGCCTATCAAAGGCGATCCCTGTCGCGTCTGGAGAGGCATACAATGCGACCGCAACGGTAGCATCGTCGGGATCAACATCTCCGGTTTCAAGAGGACCAGGATCGGTAAGCAGAGTCCTCACTTCGCCGTTGATCCGCTCCTTAATCTCACTCGCTTAGCTTATTTCAACGCCTCTGGATTTGAGTTGCCTGGTTCTGTTCCTGATTGGTTTGGTCTTAGTTTGACGACATTGCGCGTCTTGGATCTTAGCTCTTGTTCCGTGAACGGTGTTGTTCCCGTAACACTCGGTAATCTCACTCGCTTGGTGAGTTTGAACTTGTCTCGTAACAGTCTCACCGGTTCGGTTCCGAGCAGTTTAGGGGAGCTGTCGAGTCTTTCGGAGCTTGATCTCTCTAGGAACACGCTCACCGGAGCTCTTCCTCCTTCGTTCAGCTCGTTGCTGAACCTCACGAGTCTTGACGTTTCTTCTAATTACCTCACTGGTCCAATCCCTCCCGGTGTGGGATTGCTGTCGAAGCTTCTCTACTTGAACTTCTCAAGCAATAGCTTCTCGTCTTCGATTCCTCCAGAGATTGCAGATCTTGTTAATCTTGTTGTTCTTGATCTCAGCATCAACTCATTGTCTGGTTCAGTTCCTCTGGAGTTTCGAAAGTTAACGAATCTGCGGAACATGGTGATTAGTGATAACCTCTTGAGCGGAGCTTTGCCAGCTGATCTGTTTGCTGCTAAGAGCCAGCTTCAGAGCTTAGTTCTCAGTGAAAACGGTTTCTCCGGTAATCTACCTGACGCGTATTGGTCTTTGCCTAAGTTACGGATCCTCGACATCGCTAAGAACAACTTCACGGGGATGCTACCCAACTCTAGCTCTGCTCCGAATGCAGATGCGGTCGATATCTCCTCGAACATGTTCTACGGTGAGCTCACGCAGATTCTCACAAGATTCAGTGCCATGTACCTCTCTGGTAACTACTTTGAAGGGAAGGTTCCAGATTACGTCCTCAGAGCAAACGCGTCTCTGACCAGAAACTGTCTTCAAAACGAGAGGAGACAGAAGTCTTCAGAAGATTGTTCATCCTTCTACAAAGCTAAAGGGTTAGACTTTGATGATTTCGGACGTCCTAACTCTACACAGCCTACTTCTAAAAAGGCTTCTTCTACAGGGCTAAGCCGCAGGACTGTGATTATATTAGCATCAGTCGGTGGAGGGATTGGTTTTATTCTGATATTCATTCTCTTGCCCATTCTTGTGGCTCTATGGATGCGTCGAAGAGGCAGAGAGGGTCAAGGAGGGGGCGGTGACAGGCCTAAACCTGTAACGGAGGCTTCGCAGCCACCTAAAGGAGCACAGACCTTTGATTTGTCGCGTCTTGGGAATGCGTTTACGTATGATCACCTTCTCCAAGCGACAGGGGACTTCAATGACGCCAATCTGATCAAACGTGGCCACTCCGGGAGCTTGTTCCGTGGCTTCTTGGATAACGGAACGCCCATTGTTATAAAGAAGATCGATACCAAGGAGAGTAAAAACGAAGGGTATATAGCGGAGCTTGAGCTGTTGAGTAAAGCTGGACACCAGAGGCTGGTTCCATGTCTTGGACACTGCTTGGAGAATGAGGGGCAGAAGCTATTGGTGTACAAGTTCATGAGGAACGGAGATCTGGCTAGCGCTTTGTTTAGGAAGTCGGACAACGAAGGTGATGGGTTGAAGTCTTTGGATTGGATAACGAGGTTGAAGATCGCTCTTGGTGCCGCCGAGGGGCTAGCTTACTTGCATCACGAGTGTTCCCCACCTCTTGTTCATAG AGATGTGCAAGCAAGTAGTATACTTCTTGATGATAAGTTTGAGGTACGTCTTGGAAGCCTAAGCGAGGCATATGTTCAAGGTGATGCTTATCAGAGCAGGATTTCTCGTTTACTTCGGTTACCACA ATCGACTGAAGCATCCTCTTCAG GTGCAGCAAATGCAACATGCGCCTATGATGTCTACTGCTTCGGCAAAGTGTTACTTGAGCTAGTCACGGGGAAGCTCGGGATGAGCTCGCCGGACAACGCAGAGGCAAAAGCATACATGGAAGAAGCTTTGCAATACATCAGCACAAACGAGAAGGAGCTAGTGACCAAGATCCTAGACCCGTCGTTATTGGTGGACGAGGACCTTCTAGAAGAAGTCTGGGCGATGGCTATCATCGCAAAGTCATGcctaaacccaaaaccaacAAGAAGGCCGTTGATGAGACACATAGTGAACGCACTTGAGAATCCGTTGAAAGTAGTGAGAGAGGATACCAACTCTGGCTCAGGCTCTTCACGGTTGAGAACAAACTCGTCGAGAGGGTCTTGGAACGCTGCTATATTCGGGAGCTGGAGGCAGAGCGCGTCTGATGTAACAGCTGTTCAAGCTGTAGGAACAAcaagtggtggtggtgggggtTTGATAAACTCGGGGTCGCAAGGGAGCAGTGGAAGGAATAATAACAATGGGAACTCATCGTCGAGAAGAAGGCAGTCTAGTGAGATTGTGCCTGAACCTGCAGCTTATGGGGAAGATGTAGAAGTTCTCAGGTGA
- the LOC117126644 gene encoding uncharacterized protein LOC117126644 → MSKINNLEYASLNLSGDNYLQWELDTKILLRSRNLGDTITEGTEPSDKDNYKAIVVIRHHLAEGLKDQYLTIENPLELWTELKTRFNHQKTVILPKVLYDWRNLRIQDYKSVEEYNSALFKIVSKLKLCGETITDADMLEKTFSTFHTRNVVLQQHELRPPGAKALPEAHAAVEPKDETPRESYRGRMRGRGRWQGRNHGFQPRGRGFLERLREAYSRLLIFDI, encoded by the exons ATGTCGAAAATCAACAACCTTGAATATGCTTCCCTCAATCTCTCCGGAGATAATTACCTCCAATGGGAGCTTGATACCAAGATCCTCTTAAGGTCCAGAAACCTTGGTGATACTATCACTGAAGGCACTGAGCCATCAGACAAGGATAATTACAAGGCAATTGTTGTCATTCGCCATCACCTTGCTGAAGGTCTCAAGGACCAGTATCTCACAATTGAGAATCCTCTGGAACTTTGGACAGAGTTGAAAACCAGATTTAATCATCAGAAAACTGTGATATTGCCAAAAGTCCTTTATGATTGGAGAAACTTGAGAATCCAAGACTATAAGTCTGTGGAAGAGTATAACTCGGCTTTGTTCAAAATAGTCTCAAAGTTGAAACTTTGTGGTGAGACTATTACTGATGCTGATATGTTGGAGAAGACATTCTCAACATTCCACACCAGAAATGTTGTGCTTCAGCAACA TGAGCTAAGGCCTCCTGGTGCTAAAGCATTGCCTGAGGCACATGCGGCCGTAGAGCCAAAGGATGAGACTCCAAGAGAGTCATACCGTGGTCGCATGAGAGGCCGTGGTAGATGGCAAGGTCGTAACCATGGGTTTCAACCACGTGGCCGTGGATTTCTGGAGAGATTGAGGGAAGCATATTCAAGGTTGTTGATTTTCGACATCTGA
- the LOC103846047 gene encoding uncharacterized protein LOC103846047 has product MASPPIPNRPNPKPRNSEAGDPLRRSFGGNPFPVNSKVNVPSDVSRRKSFGGRDFSDKENETKAPPTPKGSKNFMSPTISAVSKINPSPRKRVLSDKNQVTRSLSDVKGLTFEEDTKSHHSCVSFSAEKKPFERPHDMTVTDFDEDKGIVYSDPRFRISPRPSVPYSSPEFADREAGPVLPPYDPKMNYLSPRPQFLHYRPNPRVEKQLDELFISQSSSSDTEMSSSAEEQEKDAESDEAVVCESIEETSRVPKQSGFRPFRFLGWFLAMSLGYLLVSATFSGLSILEESPSYEFNLPKGIKEFAEANKLEELSERLWTSTESSLVYVGKMISRLGGRTEEYAPLQFHNLTYTLEEENTVFQPTRVEINGEPLQEKVRGENSLEDDYELEEESGGEQTEMSPSTDIELKEGEENLEAIVIEEPEVILTEVSNGSQGLESQENLGTGSIKTNQVEIEAIYTNQHDVETAAIIKAHQQVESVLADAESGREEGFRDITAETSDGGLYPKLQENEVVANAAESGSENGLGKIAAETSEDVHPEARSFNKAMIVLSSTVMVVLLAAVAFLFTKKEKPVAPEPVELNLAHVPVENLVKEKLTSLNVQAEEEEVDDRISNSVHKKSSSLSNNKDPKEHQSLGGSSKLRRESMASSASEYSVGSFSYGSFTTYEKIPIKSGDGEEEMITPVRRSSRIRKHHQPSSML; this is encoded by the exons ATGGCTTCTCCTCCTATCCCAAACagaccaaaccctaaacccagaAACTCCGAGGCCGGTGATCCTTTGCGCCGGAGTTTCGGAGGCAACCCTTTTCCGGTCAACTCTAAAGTCAACGTCCCCTCAG ATGTTTCTCGGAGGAAATCTTTTGGGGGCAGAGACTTTAGCGACAAAGAGAACGAGACCAAAGCCCCTCCAACTCCAAAAGGTTCCAAGAACTTCATGTCCCCAACAATCTCTGCTGTTTCCAAAATCAACCCATCTCCAAGGAAGCGAGTCTTGTCTGATAAAAACCAAGTCACTCGATCCTTGTCTGACGTGAAGGGCCTAACCTTTGAGGAGGACACCAAAAGCCATCACTCATGTGTTTCATTTTCAGCTGAAAAGAAGCCGTTTGAGCGACCACATGACATGACTGTCACTGATTTCGATGAGGACAAGGGGATTGTTTATTCTGATCCAAGGTTCAGGATTAGCCCTCGCCCTTCTGTTCCATACTCATCTCCTGAGTTTGCAGATCGTGAAGCTGGTCCAGTGCTGCCTCCTTATGATCCCAAGATGAATTATCTGTCGCCGAGGCCTCAGTTCCTTCATTACAGGCCTAATCCAAGAGTTGAGAAGCAGCTGGATGAGCTTTTCATCTCTCAAAGCTCTTCTTCCGACACTGAAATGTCGTCATCCGCCGAGGAACAAGAGAAGGATGCAGAGAGTGATGAAGCAGTTGTTTGTGAGAGCATTGAAGAGACAAGTCGAGTTCCAAAACAGTCAGGTTTCAGACCATTCAGGTTCCTTGGTTGGTTTCTGGCTATGTCTTTGGGGTATCTGTTGGTTTCAGCGACCTTTTCTGGACTTTCAATCCTTGAAGAATCACCTTCGTACGAGTTCAATCTCCCAAAAGGCATCAAAGAGTTTGCAGAAGCTAACAAGTTGGAGGAGTTGAGTGAAAGGCTCTGGACTTCGACAGAATCATCACTTGTGTACGTGGGTAAGATGATCTCACGTCTAGGAGGGCGAACAGAGGAATATGCTCCATTGCAATTTCATAACTTGACCTATACTTTGGAAGAGGAGAATACCGTTTTCCAGCCAACAAGAGTTGAAATCAATGGAGAACCATTACAAGAGAAGGTCAGAGGTGAAAACAGTCTTGAGGATGACTATGAACTTGAGGAGGAAAGTGGTGGAGAACAGACTGAGATGTCACCAAGCACAGACATAGAGTTGAAGGAAGGAGAAGAGAACTTGGAAGCTATAGTGATTGAAGAACCTGAGGTGATTCTTACTGAAGTAAGCAATGGTTCACAAGGTCTTGAATCTCAAGAAAATCTTGGAACTGGATCAATCAAAACGAACCAGGTTGAGATAGAAGCTATCTACACTAACCAGCATGATGTTGAAACCGCTGCCATCATCAAAGCGCACCAGCAAGTAGAGAGTGTCTTAGCTGATGCTGAAAGTGGACGAGAAGAAGGTTTTAGGGATATCACAGCAGAAACAAGTGATGGTGGTCTTTATCCTAAACTGCAAGAGAATGAGGTTGTGGCTAATGCTGCTGAAAGTGGATCAGAAAATGGCCTTGGGAAAATTGCAGCAGAAACTAGTGAAGATGTTCATCCTGAAGCAAGATCATTTAATAAGGCAATGATAGTATTGTCCTCGACCGTGATGGTTGTTCTACTCGCAGCGGTTGCTTTCTTATTCACCAAGAAGGAAAAGCCCGTGGCTCCTGAACCAGTGGAGCTAAACTTGGCTCATGTGCCAGTGGAGAATCTGGTGAAAGAAAAGCTTACTTCACTGAATGTccaagcagaagaagaagaagttgatgACAGGATAAGTAACAGTGTTCATAAAAAGAGCTCATCCCTCAGCAACAACAAAGATCCTAAGGAACATCAAAGCCTAGGAGGCAGCAGCAAGTTGAGGAGAGAATCAATGGCATCATCAGCATCAGAATACTCTGTAGGCTCTTTCTCATACGGAAGTTTCACCACTTATGAGAAAATACCCATCAAAAGT GGAGATGGAGAGGAAGAAATGATAACACCTGTGAGACGTTCAAGCCGAATCAGGAAACACCACCAACCTTCTTCTATGCTatga
- the LOC103846048 gene encoding glycine-rich RNA-binding protein 10: MDSAESEYRCFVGGLAWATDEQSLGRTFSEFGEVLDSKIIIDRETGRSKGFGFVTFKDEESMRAAIERMNGQELDGRNITVNEAQARSSRGGNGGGYNRGGGGYGGGGYGSGGGGYGGRRDQGGYGGGGGGYGGGGYGGGRREGGYGGGDGGYGGRSDSGNWRE, encoded by the exons ATGGATTCTGCAGAGAGCGAGTACAGGTGTTTCGTCGGAGGCTTAGCTTGGGCCACCGACGAGCAATCTCTCGGAAGAACTTTCAGTGAATTCGGAGAAGTTCTCGATTCCAAG ATCATTATTGATCGTGAGACAGGGAGGTCCAAAGGGTTCGGATTCGTGACTTTTAAAGATGAGGAATCGATGAGAGCTGCGATTGAGAGGATGAACGGTCAAGAACTTGATGGTCGGAACATCACTGTCAACGAGGCTCAAGCTCGTAGTAGTCGCGGTGGTAACGGCGGTGGATATAATCGTGGAGGAGGTGGTTACGGAGGTGGCGGTTATGGAAGTGGTGGGGGTGGATACGGAGGCAGGCGTGATCAAGGTggatatggtggtggtggtggaggataCGGAGGTGGTGGTTATGGAGGTGGGCGTCGTGAGGGTGGTTATGGTGGCGGAGACGGAGGTTACGGTGGCCGATCCGACAGTGGAAACTGGAGAGAATGA